The Nitrospirota bacterium genome has a segment encoding these proteins:
- a CDS encoding DNA helicase UvrD: MRFIADLHIHSPYSRATSKDMELESLFKWSCIKGLGVTGTGDFTHPKWFSNLRERLEEAEPGLFRLKDKYSSVVENDVPQSCRAEVRFILSAEISCIYSKNGKTRKVHNLLFVPSFEAVQRISESLSKIGNLRSDGRPILGLDSKALLKIALDASPDVMLIPAHAWTPHFSVFGSKSGFDSLEECFEDLTPHIYAIETGLSSDPQMNRRLSALDRITLISNSDAHSPKKLAREANIFDTDLSYKGIYDAIRDGDSARFTGTIEFYPEEGKYHYDGHRSCRQRMTPEGTRQNNGLCPKCGGRVTVGVMSRVDTLADRKENDTQAAVIPFRRMIPLHEIISEACGTGVNSKAVENSYNRLIGSLGNELSILCEVPVSDIAETGGPVLAEAIQRVRSGDVHIEPGYDGEFGTIRIFG; encoded by the coding sequence GTGCGTTTTATAGCAGACCTTCATATACACTCGCCATACTCGCGTGCCACCAGTAAGGATATGGAACTTGAATCTCTCTTCAAATGGTCCTGCATAAAGGGTCTCGGTGTCACCGGTACAGGGGATTTTACCCATCCTAAGTGGTTTTCAAACCTCCGGGAGAGGTTGGAGGAGGCGGAGCCTGGCCTGTTCAGACTCAAAGACAAATACAGTTCAGTTGTTGAAAATGATGTGCCGCAATCATGCCGTGCTGAGGTCCGTTTTATCCTTTCAGCCGAGATAAGTTGTATATACAGTAAGAATGGCAAAACCCGCAAGGTGCATAACCTGCTGTTTGTCCCTTCGTTTGAAGCAGTACAGCGGATCAGCGAATCCTTGTCAAAGATCGGAAACCTGAGGTCTGATGGACGGCCTATTCTGGGGCTTGACAGCAAGGCGCTGTTAAAGATTGCACTCGATGCGTCCCCTGATGTCATGTTAATCCCGGCCCATGCCTGGACTCCCCATTTCTCCGTATTTGGATCAAAGTCAGGGTTTGACTCTCTGGAAGAGTGTTTTGAAGACCTGACCCCGCATATTTATGCAATTGAGACAGGACTGTCATCTGATCCTCAAATGAACCGGAGGTTGTCTGCCCTCGACAGGATCACCCTGATATCAAATTCCGATGCCCACTCGCCAAAGAAGCTTGCACGGGAGGCAAACATATTTGATACAGACCTGTCTTACAAAGGAATTTATGATGCCATACGTGATGGAGACAGTGCCAGGTTTACTGGCACAATAGAGTTTTACCCTGAAGAGGGAAAGTATCATTACGATGGTCACAGATCATGCAGGCAGAGGATGACTCCGGAAGGGACAAGGCAGAACAATGGATTGTGTCCCAAGTGCGGCGGCAGGGTTACGGTGGGTGTCATGAGCCGTGTAGATACCCTTGCAGACAGAAAGGAAAATGACACGCAGGCGGCGGTTATCCCGTTTAGAAGGATGATACCGCTTCACGAGATTATCTCAGAGGCGTGCGGCACAGGTGTGAACAGTAAGGCCGTTGAAAATTCGTATAACAGGCTGATTGGTTCATTGGGAAACGAGTTGTCAATCCTGTGCGAAGTTCCTGTTTCTGATATTGCAGAAACAGGAGGTCCAGTCCTGGCTGAAGCTATCCAGCGCGTTAGAAGCGGAGATGTCCACATAGAACCTGGATATGACGGCGAGTTCGGGACAATCAGGATTTTCGGGTGA